A segment of the Capricornis sumatraensis isolate serow.1 chromosome 8, serow.2, whole genome shotgun sequence genome:
GGGGTTTCCATGTGCAGCTCAGGCTACCAGCCTCTCAGGAGCTCTGGCCTCCGTTACATCCTGCATGTTGGGGTCGTGAGCACAGGTGCAGGTACGGGAGGGCCTGAGCTGGGTGCCGTGCATGGCTGAGTGGGTAAACGTACAGATCAGTGCACAACATTCTTCCTTCTTGATTTTGGAATATTCTCTCAAGTTTAGCAATGTACTCTGGAAagctcttttattaaaaaaaaaaaaagtagctttaTCACGCTTCCAATAGGGGCTGGGGAGGTATTTTTAGACTTATCCCACAGAGTAACTAATGGAGAGAGAAATTAGATCATTAGAAAAGAGCAGCTCGGCCAGCAGCTCAGGCCAGCACCTGCCCTTGATGACTACTGGGTGCTGGCTGACCCCTGCACCCCTGGCTCCTCGTTCCCTGGGCCAGGTCACTGCGGTCCAGCTCATCTGGTTCAAGAACAGAACTGACATGCAGCATCATGATTTCCAAGGCTTCCCTTTAAAGACAAAAATCACTCTCATGCATATCAAGCACATCTCCTCTTCAAAAGTCAACTTTCTCTAGAAATGGGGCATGCAGAACTGCATCACAAATTAGTCAAATAATTCCTGGGAGCCCCAGTTCTCCCCAGAGAGGGGTTGCTTTAAGCCGGTCCCGATGCTCAAACAAGCACTAAAGGCAGGTGGCAGCAGAGACCACTTGGGAGGGACTGTCCTGCAGGGCTGGCCTGAGCTGACAGGGGCTGGGATCTCAACAAGGTCACTGACTTTCCTCTGGCTGGTCAGACACTGAATCTGAGGAATGGTATCCTCATTCGCCTGTCCCCAGGATCAGAccctgcatggactgtagcctgccagactcctctgtccatggaatcttccaggcaagaatactgggctgggttgccatttccttctccagggcatcttcctgaatcagggatcaaacctgagtctcctgcattggcaggtgttttctttaccactgagccacctgggaacccctttcTTCTGGGTACAAGATGATAAATATGTTCTAAAACTGATTGTGGTGATGGCGCCACAACTCTGtggatatactaaaaaccacttacctgtacactttaaatgaattCTATGTCACTAAAGGTGGTAGTGAAAAAATTCTCCACAGGCTCCTACTGGCTTGAGAGTACAATTCAAAGCTCTTGACGGGGTCTCCTCCACCCCAACTGCAAGCAGCTGCCATGCACTCCAGAAACTGCAAACCACTGGTTACTTCTTTGATGAGTGAGAACTTACAATTGTCTTTCCATGACATTCCTGCTGTCCTGCCCCACCAACACATCTGGTGAACCCACACTCCCCTCAAGATTCAGGTTCGAAATCAAACGAGAATGTGTCTTGATGACCTGGGTTTTCGCTGTGACTTTCTCTACTCTAAACAAGCAAGAACATCTTTCCCAGTTCATCGAGACGTGGCAGGTTGCTCTCTATCAAACCTAAAGGCTCTGGCAGCAAGATTGCTGTGTATTCGAGCCCATGTGACTGCTTTAGatggttttctctctcttctttattttcatgTAAACAGGAAGCAGCACAAACCAGGGATGAAGAATAACCAttctggacttccctagtggtccagtggttaagactctgtgcttccaccacaGGGAGCACAGGTTAGAtctccagtcagggaactaagattcctgcaCACTGCATAGtacagtaaaaaaacaaacaaacaaaaccagaaaaactgCAAACAGGGTGATGAAAAGTAAGTGCAACAAAATTTGcctcttcaaaaacaaacaaacaaacaaccaagAAGAGTTCTGGAGTCAGCCTCTGGCCTTCATTAGTTAATGAACTAAGTCTAGTAACTTAACCattccctgcctcagtttcctcaacaaaCCCTGAGATgggtcaacagaaaaaaaaactacataaaaACAGTATTTATACCCTAAAATTATGACAACTAAGTGAGATTAAATGACGTAAAGGCACCAAGAATGTCTGGCACATATAAAGCACTAGAATAGTAGTTGTTATGATTAAAATATGATAaacttttatttaacatattgATATAATTTTAGCAGCCTTTCTCTACTAATTCACTGCAAGTTTCTCTgacattcattccttcattcaattTACTCAACAAGCATTTACTGGACGCTTAACACATAGAAGAAGTcacgtgttcagttcagttcagtcactcagttgtgtccgactctttccaaccccatgaactgcagtatgtcagccctccctgtccatcaacaactcccggagtttacccaaactcatgtccatcgagtcggtgatgccatccaacaatctcatcctctgtcgtccccttcttctcctgccttcaatctttcccaacatcagggtcttttcaaatgagtcagctcttcgcatcaggtggccaaagtattggagtttcagctttaacatcagtccttcctatgaacattcaggactgatcacctttaggatgaactagttggatctccttgtagtccaagggactctcagagtcttctccaacatcacagttcaaaagcatcaattcttcagcgctcagctttctttatagtccaactctcactctctctctctagttgcagcatgtggacttagttgcccttcggtatgtgggaccttagttccccaatcaggtattgaacccgtatcccctgcattggacagtggatgtttttaaaaaaaattttatttttgacatgaatactggagaaacgatagccttgactatacagacctttgttggcaaagtactgtctctgcttttgaatatgctctctagattggtcttaactttcctgccaaggagtaaggatcttttaatttcacggctgcagtcaccatctgcagtgattttggagcccaaaaaataaagtctgacactgtttccacatctatttcccatgaagtgatggggccagatgccatgatctttgttttctgaatgttgagctttaagccaactttttcactctcctctttcactttcatcaagaggctctttagttcctattcactttctgccataagggtggtgtcatctgcatatctgaggtgactgatatttctcccggtaatcttgattccagcttgtgcttctttcagcccagcgtttctcatgatgtactctgcatataagttaaataagcagggtgacaatatacagccttgatgtacaccttttcctatttggaaacagtctgttgttccatgtccagttctaactgttgcttcctgacctgcatacagatttctcaagaggcaggtcaagtggtctggtattctcatctctttcagaattttccagtttattgtgatccacagtcaaaggctttggcatagaaatagatgttttggcagaaatagatgttttttctacagctctcttgctttttcgatcatccagcggatgttggcaatttgatctctggttcctctgccttttctaaaaccagtttgaacatctggaagttcatggttcacatattattgaagcctggcttgaagaattttgagcattactttactagcgtgtgagatgagtacaattgtgcggtagtttgagcattctttggcattgcctttctttgggattggaatgaaaactgaccttttccagtcctgtggccactgctgagttttccaaatttgctggcatattgagtgcagcactttcacagcatcatcttttaggatttgaaacagctcaactggaattccatcacctccattagctttgttcatagtgatgcttccgaaggcccacttgacttcacattccaggatgtctggctcgaggtgagtgatcacaccactgtgattatctgggtcgtgaagatcttttttgtacagttcttttgtgttttcttgccacctcttcttaatatcttctgcttctgttaggtccataccatttctatcttttattgagcccatctttgcatgaaatgtttccttgatatctccaattttcttgaagagatcgcaaGTCTTTcccatctattgttttcctttatttctctgcactgatcactgaggaaggttttcttatctctccttgctattctttggaactctgcattcagatgggtatatctttcctgttctcctttgctttttgcttctcttcttttcatagctatttgtcaCATATTAAGACTGTACATACTGTGATGGCTTAAGTAACTGTACCATGAGTGAGTATGCGTTATCttgctgtgtttattttttaaattgtggctgtgctgggtctttgctgttgcccaggggctctctctagttgtagcatgtggacttagttgcccttcagtatgtgggaccttagctccccaatcaggtattgaacccatatcccctgcattggacaGCGgatgttctaaaaaaaaaaaatttatttttgactgtgctgggtcttcattgctttgctcaggctttagttgcagcaagcgggggccactctctagttgtggtatgcaggcttctcattgcagtggcttcttttgttgcagaccATAGGCTCTAgggtacatgggcttcagtagtcgtgaCTTTCAGGCCCTAGAGTCAGGGCTCAGCTGCTCCAAGGCaagtgagatcttcctggaccagggatcaagcctgtgtcccctgcactggcaggcagattctcacccagtggaccaccagggaagtctctgttatGTCTGTTTTACATCTAACTTGGTTATTCCCTTCTGCTGAATCCTTGCCCCTGTTCTGATGGAGCCATGATTCATTTATGCCAGCTTCCGTCTGCACTATCTTTTTTACAATGCTTCTCTGCCAAAGGGGAGGGAATATGCTAGTTCAGTTTACACTTTTgttatggaaaaagaaagatgggGACGGAAAACTCAAAGAAGAGGGCAAACATCTCTATCTCTCTGAGGCCCTCTGGGACATCTTCGGGGTGGGGCTGTGATGCTCCCTGAGGAGCTTTCTAAGGTCTCAACAAGGAGACAAATGCTGGGGTGGCCAGAGGCTTCAGAGACCAGTACTGCAGTCAAGTTTAAGAAAGAGACTGGAGCTCAGGCCCAACTCAGCACCATCAAGACACTGGGCTAGCCAAGAAGTCCCAGCCCATCCAGGATGTGGCCTCCTGGTCCACAAGCCCACAGCCCTCCTGGAGCTGAGGGTCAGCGTCTCTGAAAAAGGAACACAGATGGTGAGACCTAAAGCTTCAGACAGGACCTACTGGGGGGGAAGGGGGACAGACATGGTCCCTCAGATACCTGAGGGCAAGAACTGGGCCTGGTTGGGCCTGGCAGTGGGGCAGAGGGCAGTGAAGGGGCTGGAGGGGAAAGTAGATGGGGTGGGGAAGTGACCAACCAAGTGGAGTCCTGCTGGCTGTGGCCAACGGGGCTCTCACCTGCCCAGAGGCcacacccccttctcttcttactAAGACCCCCTAACTTGTTCAGGAATCAGGCTGTGGTCCTGCAGTCTCAGGGAAGGTGACCTGAGGGAGGGTCACCAGGTCACTGGGTGTGACTCAGTCCTGCCCAGGTATAAGGAGGGTACCCAGGGAAGGTTCTCCCACAGGACTGTAGGGACTGTGGGGACCAGATGCTGAAAGCACCATGCTCGCCTGCACCTCCAGCAGGAAGGCAGAGAGGGTCTCAGAGCTGCCAGCCTTGAGCTGTGATATTACACTGCCTGGACCCCACCACCAGCCTCGACCCCCAGACTCCAGGTTATGGAGCAGAGCGCACATCCACCGACTGGGGTCCCGACACCAGGGTTTGCTCTCACTGTCTAAAGCACCAACTGGTCATGCTCACAGACCACCTGTCATTTCAGCCAGGGTCCAGGTCTCTCCATCCCTGTAGGGTCCTGTCTTCAGTCATGGTGATGGGGCCATTGACCTGCCACATCGTCTCTTGAATTCTGCTGTGGCCATTTGTGGCCAGTTGGTCCCCTAATCATTTTGTCTTGGTGACAACGCTGGTCACACAGTAATCGTGTTACCTCTTATTTTCCTTGGCCACTCAGGCAAGTGCTTCTTTACAACCAACCCCCTTACTCCACTGGAGGAAATGCCTGAGTTTTGCAGGAGGAACTGAATTTCTACCTACACGTTGTCAACCTCAGGggaagagaaaaatcagtgtCTTCTTTTAAAACTTCTAGGTTCCAAGACTTATAAAAATTCTCCAGCTTGAAATCAAGATCCCAAACGACTAGAATCTTGACAAGTAGACCTAGGCTGCATTATAATCTAGAAAAACAAAGATGTGGTCCAACTCCACACTGCTGGCCAGCTAGGGAAGGCATGTGTGCGGTGGCGGGAGGCTAAGGCTTGATTCTGTGGAAACaagagccccaccccaccccacccgcccCGGCCCCACGAAGCTGTGCACAGGCAGGTTGTACGATCACACAGTCAGCTGCCAGCAAAATTAGAAGGTGGAGGTCAGAGAAGCTGGAAGCCTGAAGATACTCGAACCCAGCTGAAGACGAAGaaatgagaggaagagaaagccTGTAAGACATCCACACCATTAACAACCAGAGAATCAGGTTGCAATGGACCATTCTTAAGGCAGATGAAGCAGGAGAGACAAACCCTCTGGGAGTTCAGGGCGTAATTTGTATCAGGAGAGTGACAGCCCCTGAAATGAGGTGGGAGGATGTTTTCAGTCCCTCTCAGCAAGGGACCCCAAAATCAGACCCAGAGCTCAGAGGAATTGGGAAATCAGAAGCCATCTGTCTATACCTGCTGCTATGCTCTGAGGATGGGCAGAATATTATACAATTACCAGCGATCTTTACCAGAGAACTAAGTCCAGGCTGattaaagcattatttttaaaaaatgaaaatagtgatCATTTACTTGATcttgggttggggaagatctTTCTGAGTGGAAatggggagaggaaaagaaacGGAGACCAGATCTGAATGACCCAAGAGCTAGGTACTAAATGTCAGCAAGGGGTCCAGAACCCTCCACCCCATTGGTGGGATTACACCTGTGTCTTGCTGCTGGCAGCCAATCTGGCCAAGGCATGCAAAGTCTTTAAAACGGTCACACTCTTGACACAGTGAGTCAATGTCTAGGAAtttttcctaaggaaataatcagagagagataaaaaatgacTTACACTATCAaaagactaggaaaaaaaaaacatgaatgttCAACAATAGGTGAGCAGTAAAGTACTTAGGAAATATTTCTAGAACAGCACACTATCTGGCCTTCAAAATCATGTTTCAAAGAATAGTGAACGAGAATGTGCTCACAAaacatcagatttttaaaaagttagtatgtatagaatgattttttaacttgtgagataaacatatacacacatacgttAGTACATCTGGAAGAAAGTGCCAAAATAGTGGTTATATAATTGTATTACTTGGTGGGGAAACTTAggatgattttagttttctgttcCTAGGTGCCCAAAGCATGGTAACCAGGAAACTGGATGTCTATCACTCACTCTTCAACACTTGGCTTACTGTCACCTCTTCCAGGCAGTCCTCCTGCACTACCCTCCCTTACCCATGTTATTCTAGGTGCTCCCCTGGGGACTGGACTCCGGACTGGCCTCTGCGATGTTCTTTATTCCTGCATCATCAGACTCACTGAATCCCCATGACACATTCTGCTACTGTAGCCAGAAATTGGGGTGTCTCGTTGCTGCATGCCCGGTCTGTGTGGACTCTGACAGATCTTCAGGCTAGAGTGCTGGATTGTGAATGTAATTGAGTACCTGGTCCTCTGTGCCCTGTGCCTCTCAGGCCGAGAAGGACCAAGCAGACGAGGATGAGCAAACCCCAGTGAAGAGAAAGCTCCTTACCTTGGCCAGCAGGCCTGAAACGCGCTTCACCTCCCCATGTGCCTTCAGCAGCTCCTGCCTGAGCTCCGAGCAGGACTGCTCCAGCTGGTCCTTCTCGGCTCGAGCCACAGTCAGCATTTCTTGGACGTTGCAGCCCTCAGCCATGGGCCCCAGAGGGCTGGCCCCTCCAGTTTTCTGCTCCTCGTTCTCCAGGGAGGCCTGCAAAGACCCATTCTCTACCTGGAGCCCTTCCACAGGAAGCTGACGTGCTGCTGGGATCTCAGCTGTGGGGCCGCCGCTGTGCTGCTCCAGTTCCAGACGGGTGGTCAGctccctgttctcctcctgcaggTGCCGGACCAGCTCCAGGGCACTGCGGTGCTCCTCCTCGATGGCGCGCAGGCGGCACGTCAGCTGCTGCTGGATGCTCAGCAGCTTCTCGCGCTCGAAGCGGCCCTGCTCCAGAATCTCTGTGCACTTCTGCTCCAGCTCCAGGATCTTGCCTTCCTGGGCGCCAGGCTCCTCGCCCTTGACACGCTCCTGCAGGAGGGTCATAAGCTTCTCATTCTCCTGACTCAGCTGCTCCGCCCTCTCCCGGTGCTGATGGAAGGACGTTTCCAGGAGTGTCTTCTCGTCCGCCAGCTTCTCATTTTCAGCCGTCAGCTCCTGCACCATCTGCTGCTGGTCAGATAGCTCCTGCAGTGTGGCCTGCAGCTCCTCGGCCGTGCTGTGCTGGTTCTCCTCCATCCTGTGGATCTTCTCTGCCAGGGACGCCAAGGACAGCTCGCTCGCTGTGTTCGGGGAGCTGCCGGCTACCGAGCACTTGGAGCTCTTGACAAGGCTCCCGGCAGGGGACAGGGGCCCCAGGGTGTCTGCCGGGATGTGTTCGAAGTCAGAGGCATCCGGGGACAAGGAGGCCTTGGTGACATCACTGCTGGAAGAGCCTGATGTCCGCAGGGCACCCTCATGTGGGTTTTTTCTGTATGCATCAATTTCACCCAACGCCTCATTCCCCGTCGGGCTCCCGAAGCTGGACTCCTGAGTTATGGATGTCGGGCAGCTGCTGTCCCCGGTGTGACTTGCTCCCCCCTCTGAATCTGGGGAGTGCTCAAAATAAGTCAGTTTCTCTTTCAAGGCCCGGTTTTCTTCCTCGAGCTCTGTGAGCTCTTTCTGGAAGCTCTTGTTCTTCTCCTCAAGGGCTCGGATCAAAGGTTCCGAGTCACCTGGCAAGACTGATGTTCCGTCCACACTGGAGTCCAAAGCATCCCTGCCTTCACTGTCCTGAGTCCGTTTCTCCATCCATTTCTTGAGTTCACTTCGGAGCCTGTTGATCTCACTGTCTTTCTCTTTAGCTTCTGCCAAGAGCTCCCGGACCTGGGACTCGAGCACAGCCTTCTCTGCACCTTCATGCTCCAGCCGGGGTCTTGGGGGAGCAGCCCGCACGTGCTTGGTGGGGGTGGGCGTGCTTGAAGAGGTGGGGCTGATCGTCACTTTCCTTGAGTTGGAGGGACCGCGTGGCACAGTTCTGTCTCTTGAGACAGTGACGGCGAGTTCTCGAGGGGCGGGAATGCCTGTCCTCTTGGTGGCTGTCACGGCCCCTGAAGACAGAAGAGACCAGTGAAACAAAGCGAGCACTTTTATGAAGGAAACCCAGTAACTTCAGCTCTCAGGGCATGTGGGCAGCACGGCTGCCACTCTTCCTCCATGGCATCCTCCCTGAAGTTCCTACCCAGCTCCAACTGGGGCTtctgcacccctgcccccagccctgtgcTTCAGCAGAGCTGACGCCATGCTGAGCTACTCAGCATCACCCTGTCCCCAGCAATGGCTGCTGGCTCAAAGCACACACCAGCCCCACAGTCAAGGTCAACAAGACACCAGGAGGTTCCTGGGTGAGCGTCTAAACATACTGGTTGCGGGTGAGTCTGGGGACGGCTGGCAACCAGCATCGCAGGAGGaaggtgaggatgcagagaagaaagaaggaaccAAGCTCTTAGTGGCGCTGCAGAGCTGTGGGTCAGTCAACCTGAGGCTGGCCCTCCAACCGCACAAGCCAACAGTCACCTTTCGTAAGTCACCTTAAACTAGGTTTTCTGTAACTTGAAACATAATACAACTGAATTGACAGTTCTGGCAACTAAGCAAAATACAGGATCgctgtgaatttttaaataaacactcAAAAAATGTATCATTCCCATTCTGACTGAACAAATTTCATGAAGAAATCAGAAGACCCAAATAATATTGTACTAGGCACAGGCTGATCTGATTCAATGACCTATTGTTTTTAACTAAGTGGGAATACTGTGCTCATTTGTATTCACAAAGAAACAAGAACCAACACGATGAGGGCCCAGCACATTCATCTGTAGTACAGTTTTCAATGCCAAACAGATTTACATAATGTGGAAATGATACAGAATTTAGAACTTACAATAGAAAATGTAAGGTAAGGAATTTATTTTCATCTATACTACCACAGTTATTTTTTAACCTTCACCTatactacattttaaattttcacttataCTGTTTACTAtggaaaatgtcaaaaaaaaaatctagaggtGAAAACTCAGACATCAATCTCCTAAATGCTCCAGAAATGAAACCCACCTCGGAGGttaaagtataaaatgaaaaatctggCCGTCTTACAAACTCAAAGGTGTGTGATGAATCAAGGCCGACTGCAGCAACTTACACAGCAATGGACCGTGGACCGGAGGCCTCTGCTGtgcagggagggctgggggcagggacccATCCACAGCCTGGCAGAGGCCCCAGCCAGCCGAGGCAGAGGCAGGAACCACTGTGGTGAAACAGCTCTGAACCCACTGCCAAGACAGCCACTAAGTCATGAGCAACTGTGTCTCCCAGTGCCCCAGAATCCGAGGGGGTGATGCGGAGGCAGACGGTGGACACTGCTGAGCGTCTGACGGCCGGATGCCTCTAAAACATTGACATGATGAAGGCTAAGCTGTCGTAGTCATTTAGAATAAGATTCAGGTTTTTAAGTTAACCTTTTCAaattaccaggcttccctggtagctcagagggtaaagagtctgcctgcaatgcagaagacctgggttcgatccctgggtcaggaagatcccctggagaaggcaatggcaacccactccagcactcttgcctggaaaatcccatggacagaggagcctggcaggctatagtccttggggttgcaaagagtcagacacaactgagcgacttcagttcacttTCCAAATTAAATTACTGGAAAGCTAAGAGCACAGTAACACACGTGTGATGCATGGCTGTGTCCTGGTGCCTCTGGTACACCACAATAAATGCTCAGTGAAGAAAAGATGTGTTTAAATATCCTTGTAAAGTGAAGACTGAAATCCCTAAGCAATAAACCTTTTCGTCACACCGGTCTTCTGGAGTGAAGTGACCTTGACAAGGACCGGAATGAAAACTGGGGGATCCCTAAAGTTTCAGCCTACTGACAGTGAGGACATGCAACCCTGAATATCCAGGGCTGACTGTCATGGCATCTGCATTCCTGGCGCCACTAACGCCAGGCTCCTTTCAGCTGTCTGTCGACTGGGAAGAATGATGTGGACAGCAGCAGCTCACCTCTGCCATTGTGGCAGCGGCAGCTTCGCTTCTTCCTCTTGCTGAGTCTCAGTCTGTCTGCCGCTTGGGTGTTACTTATGCCTTATCTAAACTACTAGGAATTTGTTTACATCAAATCCAAGTCCATTTATGAATGACACCCAGTTGTAGATTATAAAGCACACAATCCAGCTGTACTTTCATAACATCTATTCTTTTTTGGTTCTCGCTGCTTCATCATCACTTGACGATCAATGTACTTGCCTCCTTATCTTCTTTAAAAGGCTCTTCCCATCTCTAGACACATCTTTTCAGAAACTATCATTAGCTGAGCATAAGTTGAGAATGCTGCTAAAAttcaccactggaccaaactAAAGTGGTATTACTCCCCGCTCTGCATCAAGACACCCCATCACAGCCACTGGCAGGGTTGGGGGGCAGTCCCCCAGCTTACCACGTCATAAACCAGAAGGGTTCTTCCTCCCAGTCTCCTTCAAGAACTGAGTTCAGAGGCGTCAGTCACCTCAGAGCCATCCAGCCGCTGAGCAGGGAGACAGCCAGGGTGGCTGGAGCCTAGGCTGATGGGCGGGGCCCGGCATGGCGGGCACCCTTATGTCTTTCCTCTTCTGATCACTGCTTATTTGTGCCGAGGATGGCTGTCCAGCTACAAgaagttaaaataaaagcaagctcTGCCTaatacaataatatttttaaaccatgtTTGACATGTTACATTTCACAACACCAGAGGAGAAACTGTATTTGTGGCTGATCACAGGTGCATCAAAGTGTGTGTCACAGACACACGCACAAGGAGGGGAGAGGACGCGTAGGACAGGGAGTGCTGAGCTGGTCAACAGTGAGCAGTTCTCCTGACTCTTTTTTACGTTATATTTATGCCATAAAGTAAGAAAAAGGGAACACAAGGAactactctgtggtgacctaagtgcaaaggaaatctgaaaaagataggatgtatgtatacaaatggctgattcagtttgctgtacagcagaaactgacaacactgtaaagcaactatactccaataaaacttaaaaaaaaaaagggggaaaaatcctATCATAACAATACACAGAGAGAAAATGGGATGGGAAAAAAACCTTTCCATAGAACAAAAAGCATGTTTAAAATAAACAACAGTGCAGTCATTTAAATTATTGATAAGGTTTTAAGCAGTGGTTCTCATGAGCTAAAGATAAAACATTTTCAGTCTCTTTCTGATTTCCTCATCTTACCCAAAGAATCTGTTCCTGGGGCTGCTGTGTGTGACTTGTGTCGGGTAGGGGGAAAGGGTGGCAATTCTGAAGTAAACCATTAACCTTTCATTTATTCACCAAGGATTCGAGTCCTGCTCTACAGAGACACACAATTCACAAGATTGCATGCCGCCTGCCTGGTCTCCTAACACAAGCAGACTCGCTCATTCTATCTCTAAAAATCTAAAACTACCAGGTTATTCTGTATTATAACTCTTTATAACCTTCttataaaaaataagataatatacttaaaaaaatatttatttttctttacttggctgcgccaggtcttagttgaggcatgtgggatcttagttccctgaccagggatggaccccaggcaccctgcactgggagcacagagtcttagtcaccagggaagtcctttcgtAATCTTCTTCTTGGAAAATTCCAGTAATTTCTTTACTGTCAAATCTAATCTCCCCAGACTCCTCATCCGTTTCCGCTCTTGGCTGGTGGCTCACTTTTGAGAATCTTTGCTCTCTGCACTCACAAAATATTCTGACAGTGGCACCAGACATCTTTCAGTTTCCCCCATCAGAGAAGAACATATTTAAagcctccttcctcctttctttttgtaACCAGCCAGGCAGTCATGCAGATGTATTAATTAGCTTTGAGAGGATCTccatgtttttcctttcctttcagtctGACTCTACTCCAGGTCCTTGGAACATTCCACTGAAATTTCTGAAACATTCTCACAGGTCTTCCTGGTTCCAGCCTCCTCAACCTGTAAGA
Coding sequences within it:
- the SPECC1 gene encoding cytospin-B isoform X3, translating into MRSAAKPWSPVTRAGSHGVDRPRPLPVPSPGMKSSKSSTSLAFESRLSKLKRASSEDTLNKPGAAAASGVAARLKKTSTSGAISELTESRLRGPSGAVTATKRTGIPAPRELAVTVSRDRTVPRGPSNSRKVTISPTSSSTPTPTKHVRAAPPRPRLEHEGAEKAVLESQVRELLAEAKEKDSEINRLRSELKKWMEKRTQDSEGRDALDSSVDGTSVLPGDSEPLIRALEEKNKSFQKELTELEEENRALKEKLTYFEHSPDSEGGASHTGDSSCPTSITQESSFGSPTGNEALGEIDAYRKNPHEGALRTSGSSSSDVTKASLSPDASDFEHIPADTLGPLSPAGSLVKSSKCSVAGSSPNTASELSLASLAEKIHRMEENQHSTAEELQATLQELSDQQQMVQELTAENEKLADEKTLLETSFHQHRERAEQLSQENEKLMTLLQERVKGEEPGAQEGKILELEQKCTEILEQGRFEREKLLSIQQQLTCRLRAIEEEHRSALELVRHLQEENRELTTRLELEQHSGGPTAEIPAARQLPVEGLQVENGSLQASLENEEQKTGGASPLGPMAEGCNVQEMLTVARAEKDQLEQSCSELRQELLKAHGEVKRVSGLLAKVEKDYSYLKEICDHQAEQLSRTSLKLQEKASESDAEIKDMKETIFELEDQVEQHRAVKLHNNQLISELESSVMKLEEQKSDLERQLKTLTKQIKDETEEWRRFQADLQTAVVVANDIKVEAQQELRAVKRRLLEEEEKNARLQKALGDAQTRGRWVPAALLPQAAEEEPEPSEADAPGRWPSTYMNRTPPTPSESATTVKSLIKSFDLGRPGGAGQNISVHKTPRSPLSGIPVRTPPAAAVSPMQRHSAFSGTRPASKGVTQRLDLPDLPLSDLLKGRAEDLKPNPYLRKSPSLESLSRPPSLAFGGSRLLGTSPGGWKPQSKLSVERRDPLAALAREYGGSKRNALLRWCQRKTEGYANIDITNFSSSWSDGLAFCALLHTYLPAHIPYQELNSQEKELSELLHTDRPDWQSVMQYVAQIYKYFET
- the SPECC1 gene encoding cytospin-B isoform X4, which translates into the protein MRSAAKPWSPVTRAGSHGVDRPRPLPVPSPGMKSSKSSTSLAFESRLSKLKRASSEDTLNKPGAAAASGVAARLKKTSTSGAISELTESRLRGPSGAVTATKRTGIPAPRELAVTVSRDRTVPRGPSNSRKVTISPTSSSTPTPTKHVRAAPPRPRLEHEGAEKAVLESQVRELLAEAKEKDSEINRLRSELKKWMEKRTQDSEGRDALDSSVDGTSVLPGDSEPLIRALEEKNKSFQKELTELEEENRALKEKLTYFEHSPDSEGGASHTGDSSCPTSITQESSFGSPTGNEALGEIDAYRKNPHEGALRTSGSSSSDVTKASLSPDASDFEHIPADTLGPLSPAGSLVKSSKCSVAGSSPNTASELSLASLAEKIHRMEENQHSTAEELQATLQELSDQQQMVQELTAENEKLADEKTLLETSFHQHRERAEQLSQENEKLMTLLQERVKGEEPGAQEGKILELEQKCTEILEQGRFEREKLLSIQQQLTCRLRAIEEEHRSALELVRHLQEENRELTTRLELEQHSGGPTAEIPAARQLPVEGLQVENGSLQASLENEEQKTGGASPLGPMAEGCNVQEMLTVARAEKDQLEQSCSELRQELLKAHGEVKRVSGLLAKVEKDYSYLKEICDHQAEQLSRTSLKLQEKASESDAEIKDMKETIFELEDQVEQHRAVKLHNNQLISELESSVMKLEEQKSDLERQLKTLTKQIKDETEEWRRFQADLQTAVVVANDIKVEAQQELRAVKRRLLEEEEKNARLQKALGDAQTRGRWVPAALLPQAAEEEPEPSEADAPGRWPSTYMNRTPPTPSESATTVKSLIKSFDLGRPGGAGQNISVHKTPRSPLSGIPVRTPPAAAVSPMQRHSAFSGTRPASKGVTQRLDLPDLPLSDLLKGRAEDLKPNPYLRKSPSLESLSRPPSLAFGGSRLLGTSPGGWKPQSKLSVERRDPLAALAREYGGSKRNALLRWCQRKTEGYAKRNLLLAFEAAESVGIKPSLELSELLHTDRPDWQSVMQYVAQIYKYFET